caaATAATGGAAATCCATGATTTCATAAAGGAATAATTATTCCTTcttctacattttatttcttccttcaagTTGCTTGGTATATTTTCAGTTActattctgcatttttcatctGTATATAACAATATGAGACAACAGAGTAGTATTTATTGGTGACTTTGACGCAGCCAGAACATATATAAGTtgctctttgttttggtttctttaataCTGTGGCACAGCAAGATCATAGTATATTGAAGAGAACTCCTTGTATCTCTTCTTACTGGCTGGAGCATAAGGATCTctgatagtattttttttctaatattttcagCTGTATTAAAGGCAATTAcaattacaaatgaaaacatttggtCTTCTTTCATGAGAAATTGGACATAAAAGCAGAGAATGTTTTAGCTGAAGCAATGCCACTGTGCAGAAGTGGGCTCCAAAAGAGGTATAGTATGATCAGAAAAGAAGTGGTAAATAATCTACAACTTAGAGTATGATGAGACTTTCATTAGTGAACTCCTTTTATGCCATATGCTTAATGATAAAGCACACATTGAAGGCTTTCTGTCATAACACTGTGTCATCAAAACATGAATTCCATTTGGAAGCTAAGGCTTGGTAATTCGAGACCTAAACCGACGTTGTTGCTTTTGCATTAAAACTGGAAGTACCCTTTCAAATTCTGTATCTGTTAAagtataattttattctgtaacTAAATATTTTGTGGTGAGGAGCAGCACATGTGGCTTTATGTATCTGTTGCTTATCTTCCAGTACTTATGAAATCTAATGGCTTTTGGCCGTACATAAAAAGGTGtatctttctctccctttttcttttaagatctTAGTGGCTCCATAACAACTCCAGATGTTAAGCTAAATCTTGGAGGAGAATTCATCAAAGAATCTACTGCAACTACATTCCTAAGACAGAGAGGGTATGGCTGGCTTCTGGAAGTGGAAGATGATGACCCAGAAGATAACAAGCCACTCCTGTATGTCATAATTATTTTTGGGTATCTGTCTGTATTAGTagtgtaggaaaaaaaacccaacttgtAGCCTCTTAAGTTATACCCCAGCCTTTTGCTGTGACTGGAATTCAGTTCGACAGATTACTTGACCAATGATTGTTTTCTAGTGCAGGAATGAAAACATGATGTTTCTTAttatgggttttatttttagcataaaAGAGAGGCTTGTTGTTCActgtggaggaggaaggaaggaggaagtaAAATCCGATTTTATTAATCTCTAGAAGTATAAAGCTTTTATGGCTTTTCTGCCCTTAGGTGTTGATCTTAAAATGATAGAATCGTTTAgattgaaaaagacctttaagatcaatagcgtccaactgttaacccaggactgcccgGGTGGTATCTGGTatggtaatttaaaaatgaggtTGTATTCTTTCCATCTTCTGCACTGATTATGTGAGTTCTTAATGCTGTCAAAGAATTGGAGGCTAAGGCAATCCTGTGGAAAGATTAATGTTAAGTAAATGTAAGTAAATTCTGTCAGTTATTCTGAAGTGAAAGCATTATGAATCATGCTTATTACAGTAGGGATGCTAGAAGCAAGGTTGCGCAAACTTTATGATCTTTGATGTTATAAAGCTAGATTAAAAGGGTGGTAGTGTTGAAAGACAAAACTGtccttaaaactgaaaaatctcagCATCCCTTGTTCTGTTCACAGAAACATGGGTGGCTGAAGAAAGTTAGTATCTTAAGGTTATTACACTGTGAGTCAGGCAGCCTGGGTTTTGGTCCTTGTGCTGCACCTAAGCAACTTCATACTCAGTGTCTCACATACAGGAAAACATATACAGTGTTTTCCTGTGTGAATTAAAGATAATGATGCTTTAAAAGCTTGAAGTGAGCACGTGAGTACTCTGGAGAACTCAAATGAGAGTGCTGGGAGAGAACAGATGTCTGGAGAGCTTAACAAAATGACACTGCTActtgaaaagtaaattaaagTGTGCAGAAGTAGCTCCTTGTGTGAATAAGTCTGTTCTATGAATCTCTACTTTTTCATTTCGAAACAGAATGGTGTACTGATGTGAAAACATATGAATTCTCTTTTTTGTGTAACTTTTTATCCCACAGAAAACCAAGTTTGTGATTCAAAGACAGCTAGGTGTTCTTAGCTGCTGATTGCTGGAAGTGAGAGGAATGCCAGGGAGATAAATGATCAGTTTGTGGCAAACGGGATGAATATAATCATCCTCACAGGAAAGGCCTTAATCTGACTTTCATGTAGCAGTTTTTATGCAGTTAGGATTATTCCCAGAATATGTGCTGTAATGAAGCTTGGTAACCTGAATCCTACAAAGGATTTCAAGAACAGCAGCCAGCTAAGGGAGGTTCACCAgtgtggtgctgctgggcaagCATTTTGTTCAATAGAATTGAGattattttatgattatttttttttgttctcattGGGCAGCCTTACTCCAGACACTTATTTCCTGTTACACCTGCCACATTTCTGAGGTGAGATAGCTGTGAGCTTCATGTGAAATGCAGTTTATTCACATGAGAAACTGTCAGAAGCCCTAGGTGATGACAAAGAATTATTTCTGGGCAGGAGAATATTTGTGTTACACAGTCTTTAGAGTAAAATATAGGAATACTACATCCTGTTTAGGTAAATGGAGGAAAATAGAAGCTCCTAGTCTAATCCTTAAATTCAGGGATGTGTTaacaatttttgttatttactCACAAGTTAGTAATATCAATTCTGAAATAGCTTCAGTAATAGCAATCCTGAAAATGCCTTGAGAGACTGAATGAGCAGTTGTCATTTTGcggttgttttggttttttttctaagagaAATTCTGGTGAATCAtgtctttgcatttatttcttgcttCAGCTTTTCTGGGGGGAAACCCATAATTCAAGGCCTTGTACAAAACTTTCATAAATGGACTTAGGACAtgattctgcatttttctctgctgtgctcctAAATGTAGAGCAGAGGGATATCTGCTGGAAGTCTCTTGCAACTCTTCAGAGCTCCTCGGTCATGACTACATAAGGAAGACACTAACGTACAGTTCTATCGTAAGGTTCCATGCATAAACTCAAAGAAGTGGAATTGGCCTTTACTTAGAAAGTGTGATTCCCTCCCATAAGGAGGGATTACTAAGACAATCACAGCAAGAGGTACCAGTTCATAGTCTCCTGTGCAGAAGAGTCTTCCAGTCCATTTGTAGCTGCTTACCAATAGTTTGTAACAGGGATTGGAGAAGGCAATTAGAGAAGAGCAGATCTGTTGATAGAATTTATTGCTTGTTTAgttggcttttatttatttttaccataTTGGAAGCAAGCCAGTAATTAAACAATTGGTATAAACTGGTCTCCTGAAAACTGCTGTGGTGAAGCAAGTTAAAACCGATTTTACTTTAGAAAATTGGTTTTACCTGATATTTTTTGAATGGTTTAGGATTAGTGAATGTAAAGGTATTCTTTCTTGTggagtttgaaataaaatgtgccCGTAGTAAGTGTGCTCAGCATAGGAATGCACAGACATTCTACTTCCGTGTATCCATGTCTTTGACTTTTTAAGTAGTTAGAATGGTATGAATGTGTCATGTATTCCTGCATGTCAGAAAATAGATTGACTGTCTTAGACTGGTAGGGTATgttgtgtgttttctgttctcagtCTTGTAATTGTTTtttgaataattaaatatatcTAGCTGTGTCACAGCGGTTACTGAATGTGGGATGAAGGTATGGTGTTGCTTTGTTGTGGACAAACTGTTCCTTTGGTAGTTATGGCTTCAGAAAGCCTTATGGGTGACGGGAGGCTTGCTCTATAAACCTACTGTTTGCCCCTGCACTTACTTTTTTATGCTCTATTTTATTACCATGGTGTATAGTAATGCTCACTTGCTTTACAATTTCAGGGAGGAACTCGACATTGATCTGAAGGATATTTACTACAAAATTCGATGTGTGTTGATGCCTATGCCGTCTCTTGGGTTTAATAGGCAGGTAGTGAGAGACAATCCAGACTTTTGGGGTCCTCTGGCGGTTGTACTCTTCTTCTCAATGATTTCATTATATGGACAGTTTAAGGTAGGTATAAGCCTTCTAcctaaaaagaaatctaaactAAATCTGGGGAAATGATTGCTAAGCAATTTGCATTCTTACGTAGGTAGAATGTCTTTTCTTCGCATACTAATGTGGGGCATTTCAAATTCTGTTTCACAAGTTAATCTGTAGAAAGACAGCAGTAAGAAATGTATTAGATAGCCCATGGATAACTTGATCATGATGAAATGTCAGGTTTGGTTTTATAcagtaaaagaaaggaaagatgtgGTTTCTGGAGGAAATAACTTGATACTAACAGGTTTATAGTCATATTAGTGAATCTTCCCACTTGAATTGTGACCTTTTGTTAACATGTTTTTTATTACTAGAAAATGTTACCAAAGAACATTTGTTTGGATgccatattttttattttctgacaaataAAGCTACTTGTTTAATTCATACTGTATCACTGCCGTTACCTGGTATATTTAATCTCCATTAGTGCCATTTGCTATTTTGTCCTCCCTGCTCAATTACAATCAAATAACTTTCCTCTGGTCAGTAGGCTTTTTCTGTAATTCCTTTTGAACTCCAGGGTGGATAGCTATTCAGAGGCATTGTGCAGATGTAATTGGCCTCCATAAACActgttagctttttttctttatgttcagATTGACAGTAGAGAAGCGGTATCTTTCGTAGTCACAATTTATATGTGAGCCTAGGTGATTCTGATTCAGAAACCTTTGCGACTATATGTGTAGTTACAGTTGTTTAACATACAACGTAGTAAAGCAATAAGCCATATGTGAAGCAGCAGAATGTGCTTATGCAAGGATTTTTGTGAATGGTGAGATAAAATCACTCCCTTTATGACCTCTGGCTTCCATATGGTGTACCAACGCTGACAAAGAATTCACTCTGTGTCTTGTTTCTATGAACTTGAAGTGAGTAGACTAAATCACTGTATTATTCAAGTCTTTTGGGTGGACCACTTAGCTGTCTCCCAGGCAAAGCACGGACCGTTCCTTGACCCCACGACAGATAAGCTACTTTCTGCAGTTTGTGTACCTACTGTACATGAACAGTAGGTCTAACATTTCTTAGAAACAGTGGATTTAACATACTGATGTGAAAGTACTGTATATGTGTGAGGAGGGAAGGCAGTAGCTAGCAGCAGAGTGACTGACAGCAGCTAGACTAGATGAACTGAAAGGTGGGCTGTAAGCTGGGGAGAGATGAGCATTCCAGCTTTAAGACTTTAATCTGGTCCTCTTCCTTTAGACAGTGGAGGAAAGCAGGAGGTAGAAGGAGGCCATGTGCTAGTTTCACAGATAGCATAAAGCTATTGTTAtggacttaatttttaaattcagccGTCGTGCATTTGAAAATAGACTGGACTGAACTGTTGTTTCCTTGTAAAAAGGTATTTCAAAAGGGAGAGCAAAGGGGAGACTATAGTCCTCCCAGAGGCTCAGCTCCAAGAATAGCTAAGTTACTTTGAAGATTCTGTTAAGCCAGAAAATGATTTTTAAGATTTCACCTGTTTAAGAGCAGAGCAATgaaagaatcaggaaaaaaatggcagagtATGTCCCAGGAGTCTGGGGCTTCTATTAAGCTGTAATCATTATCAGGCTCTACTGAGAGTTAGTCCTATGTCGTCTTCTGAGCATTCCCAGTTTGCGTAAAGTGGCATCCTTATGGATGAAAGAAGCAGAATTCCAACTCCTTGTATTGGTTGagctggcttttaaaaactgaggTCACATTTTGTAATAGGCAGGATATGAAGACATTTATTTAGCTAGGGTGGTCTAAGCTTTAGTTTTAAGTAAACTGTACTCTGCCACAGTATTACAATACTTAGCAAAACACGTTGCATATACATTCCATGTTCACCAAACTTACCGTTAATGTGATTCTGTAAATGTAACCTCTGAATTTTATTCTCAAGTTGCATTGTGATACtaagtaaaaatattcttggTGCAATTCAGAATTGTTTTGTGACAGCAAATTGCTGTGACAGCAGTGAAAGTGGTaatagaaatgtgttttctttgatCACAATGATAATTATTAATACAAATGAATTATTGTTTGTCTCTTAAGGTTGTTTCTTGGATTATAACTATTTGGATATTTGGATCCTTGACAATTTTTTTACTGGCCAGGGTTCTTGGAGGAGAAGTAAGTACCTGTATGCAAAAAGGACATAAGAGGGAGGTAATGTAAAGTCTCTTGACTACATTGTTCAGTAGTCGTTGGGTTTTCTTGGTGCTTGACTGTGGACCTTGTAGCTGACTAAGAATGGATGCAGTTAGTAAGTGTAATGCCTACATTTTGGGTTGTTGGCCATCAaagtaaaatctgaaatacagagaTGGTCAACTAGCCTTTCTGTGTACTGGATGGTGCGCTGGTTGTGACAAACAATCTGGCAATTTGTACTGTGAATCCCAGAAACTTAACAGGTGCCTGTGATCCAGAACTGAAGTCCATTCTTGAGGGACAAGTGCTTTCAGTTTATTGGTCACTGAGCTAAATGGGATCCTTTCTCCTTTGCACGGCTCTTGCACTGTGCTTTATtaaaacttctatttttttttttaatggggctAACAGCAATTGTATAATGTCCTTGTGGGTAGAGTACCTACcagtgtttgtttttatctttggaCTGATGCAGTTCAAACCTATTAAAGGATGAAAATCAGTGCATGTTCTTGAACTGCAAAGCCAATTGATGTTCTGACCTACATacctccctccagctgcttgCACCAGCAGGGTTGGAAAAGTGGTTTGAGCTGTTTACAAATGAAGTCACTAAGTGATTCAGGTGTAAATGACAACAAATGACTTGCAGCAAGGCCCACAAGACAGCTACAGTGAAAACAGTCAGGAGGGTAGAAAGTTCTTAAAAATGGCTCTGCAGCAAAAAATGCATTGAACTGTGTTGTGAAGAACCAAATACTCAGTGATGCccaatttttatatttttactatGCATCTTGCATTAATGATGAATAATGTTTCAGATTTCCTACttatctttacattttttaaactttcttctAATTATAATTGCTACAGTCTTCTAGTGTGAacactgttttgaaagaaaaagcttttacaaATGTGATCACATGGTATTTCTGCATGCCACATAATCCAGATGCCCTTAAATCAATCTGTTTTGCAACtcaaaatgtgaaattattaGAATGTATAAATTGGCAAGGAAGTGTAAGTGCACAGTGGACTGTGAAGGATCAACAGCCACAAGAGAGTGATTGCAGGATGGTCATTTGTCTCaccagtatttttcctgttaaatcCAAGAAGCCTAATTTGGCCCAGGAACATTTCAAACCGTAGTAGGGGAAAATCAGACATTTTAATCCCCATGAAGCTAAAAACAGTTACAGAATTACTTTGAACAAATCTGTTTAAgatagtaaaaataattttaaactggaAATCAGATTTCTGTGCCTTAGAGGGACCAGGTTCTAGGTCTTCCACTGATGCCAAAAGCATTCATGTActtcatgcatttatttatgtataATGGATATGAGTATGTTAATGCAGGAAATTACATCTTTGCTACTTTTGACAGCCAGGACTACAGCTGGTGATTTGAGAGGTCTGTTCTAGTTCTGTGCTCCTGGgtatcacacacacaccatgGAGAGTGGCAGTTGAGAACCTCTTAAGGCAGAACATGAAAATTTGAGCAGTGGGTGGAATTACATGTTGAACCTGTATAAATTCTTCCCTTGGAAGTGATAAAATTGTcatttacaacttttttttttttttaaaaatgacaatGTTCTAAGAGAACTgaatgattaattaaaaaaattctaggGGGTAGCATACAAAACCAATTTTCATACTAGCAAGCTTCCTTTAGTTGAAATCTCATGAATACCTAAgaaattattattgctattcATACTGTTATTACAAGATCAGATTGTGTATGGTGACAAAGATGGAGTACTACAAAGCTTGTTTTTATGTGCTTGAAAATTTCAGGTTGCTTATGGCCAAGTTCTTGGTGTGATAGGATATTCCCTACTTCCCCTCATTGTCATAGCACCCGTACTTTTGGTGGTTGGATCATTTGAAGTTGTTTCTACCCTAATAAAAGTAAGTTCAGTATAATCTATTGTGAATtgtttacagttatttttaagtcACTTTCCTAAGACTACAAGTATTAATCTGTTCAGGGCGACATAACAATGTGTCAAAATAATCAGAACTACAATGTGAGGTCTGTGATCCTCTTGGTGGACATGACTGCTAAGcaaattctgtttcaaatgTTTGAGTACTTGGGGCATGTACAGACCTGTTGCTATAACAACACCTGTTGTTATCAGGTTAgcttatatttaaatattttgtggtgCTCTAATAGTcgcattaaaaataaatagggtTATCATTTTGAGAAAAGGATGCATAACTAAACCTCAAAATGAAGAATCTGAAAATAAGCCGTTTGATCCCTTCCCCCGTCAtccagtttatttttagttacTGCAGCATGAATATGACATTAGTCATTATTCTGAGACCTTCCCATAGTGGTAGCTTTACAAAGCCCTTGATACCCTTTGCAGAGACGGCAAGTATTGTTCTGATTTACTGCAGACGTGGAATGTAAGGCACAGAGCAAGAGTAACTTCCCTTATACCACCTGCTGTTGGATGCTTTTTATGCAACTAGCAACGTTCCCTGATAGATCGGAAAACTACATAATGTTCTTGAACGCTTCCAGTACTACTTAAAACCCTTCTAGGTAGCCTTTGAGGTCATTGCTGAACTTTTGGAAAGGTTGGCTGAGGAAGTTCTCTTCCTAGCTAAGCTGTACACTTTCTGAGTTCTTGTTCTGTTGATTTGattgatttctgtttttttggcGTGCTGGTACACAATATAATTGAAGCACAACTGAAGTGTATGATAAATAACAAAATTGCTGTGTTTGTGATTTGATAACTTGTAATTACTGTGAAGCGATACAGTCAGCAAATCATTAACTTGCCAGTTAACTAATGTataacttgaaaataaataaatgttaatgaaaagTCTGTTACTTGAGTACTGGTAACAATCTTACATGAACTTCAGGGTGAATCTGTGCTAGGTTCTTACCTTTTACATCGTTGGTGTGAAAATGCAGGACGAGCCCCATACGGCCAAAACTACTTATGCTGTGACAAGTACTGCTACTTACGGCTTGAGAGCTCTGCGCTTGGGGAAATATTTCCCAGTCCTAGAGTTGGGGAACTTACAGTGAAATAGTGACATTCCAATCAGTTCTTTTCCAGTTGCAATCAGCGAAGTAATGCACCTCAATTGTTTCAGTTGCTGCAATTTTCCTAATGTTTCTTAGGGAATTCAGTCATGATTCTTGAATGTTCTTCCTGTCCATCTCTGCAATCCTAGGTTAGGCAGCAAAAACAGGAGTATGCAATCACATGCAtattttttgttggggttttttttgtttgtttttataatggCAGTTGAACAGGCCACATAATCCCTCAAGGGGCTTCAACTCCTGACAGAACTGTAGGACAAGTTCTTTGCTGGGGTCCTACTATGTCTGCCCCCTTTGCTcttgtgttttgcagaagaTCACAGTGGCTTTGCATGCTGgatggttttaaatattttttcctttttttttattaatactcGAGGTGCTGCTAGAGGATAATGATGTCTGATTACTTTTTGCTATAACCTTGTTAGTTTGAGGTTTAAGTTCACTGGCCtcaagacattatttttttttttaaatatgcatgttAACTTCATATAGCACAGTGGATGTTCATAGGTAATGTTGCTTTCTGCCAGTCTTTTAAACTGGTTCTTTCTTAATTTAGTAAGCAATATAGTTTTTGATACAAATTGTATTTTGGCAGGCTTCTCACTGCACCTGAAAGAACTATGAATATGAGGTTCAGTTACCTTGAGGTGGAGGCACCGTAATTAAAGAAAAGTTTGAGCCAGATaaatcctgaaataaaaaaatagtaattaaactCTCTGGTGTATATATTATAGAGGAAGAGTCAAGTACAGTGACTCTTTTGCTTAAAGAAAGGGAGGGGTCAATAGTTGGGGTCAGTcaaggtagaaagaaaaattactaaTCCAGTGATGTTTCAGATTACCAGTGTATATGGCTTGCTTTATGATGTCTGTCTTATATTAGAGAAAAGTTACTGTAGATCCTTAGCTGTTTACTTCAGTAAAAATGGCtccaataaaaaataatatgactCTTTGTTAAATGTTTCTCTaaacttaaatgaaaatgtgtagTGTATTCTTTTCTATtcatggtgtgtgtgtgtgtgtgtgtagttcTCCAAAATTCTTGTTTGAGGGAGTCTTAATCCTGTTGAGAGAAGAACTGATTTTTGTCTTGGTATTTGGAGAGATTTTCTTGTGGTGTCAGCTAAGATTGttcatcttctttttcagttgtttggaGTCTTTTGGGCTGCATACAGTGCTGCATCATTACTAGTTGGAGAAGAATTCAAGACCAAGAAACCCCTTCTAATTTATCCAATCTTTttattatacatttattttctgtccttgtaCACTGGGGTGTGATCTAGTGCAATATGAGGccagaaactgtattttattcaCTTGCAGACTGATAACACATAAGAATAAGGAGGCTGGAGATAACACAAGTGACTGTTTTGTATCCGGTTGTCAAGATGTTTTAAGATCGGAGAGCATATTTGTGTATATTATTTAATGAAGCAATTGTAGCTATATAGATTTGTATCAAAGTTCTAGGTTTGTTTAAAACTCTTCAGattttaatgaacaaaataaaagaaccttgtgttttataagaaaatgcagcaaaaccaCAACTCAATACCTGTGCCAAAAGCACTAGGACCAGATAACTACATTCgaggagaaaaatgagaagttaaCTGTAACAATCTCAAagtgcaatttttcttttgagcttAAACACAGCTGGCTTTTTTGGCACAGCAAATTCTGTagataatatatatttatgaaacAGTCCTGATTGTTCACAGAATAGTCTGTATAATCAAGACATGAAGatattacttttaatttagTGCCTCAATTACTTTGATTTGGCTATTGAGTTTTTATAAATtccaatttgttttcaaaacatgtaTATACTGTGTATTTTGTATCTATGGCTTGTGTGTAGCGTAAGTACTCCATGGTTAAGGATGTATATTGGGTTTTTAAAAGATTGAAGATACAAGTATTTGAAGTCTTCATTTAATATCTCTGACCAAAGGAGCAAGATATTTACTGCGTGacattattaattaaaatgcatatttagagaaacaaattattttacttaaaagtATAAATTTACAGAGAAAAGGGGGAACACTTTTCTCAGCTGTAGTGGTGGCTTAATGTTGGAGAAAAAAGATGATCTATCAAATTTGTGTGACCTTTAAACAATGTTATTTTATgatggcaaaataaaaataatgcttccCTAACTGTTTTACAACATCTTGCTCTGTCTTGCTTTTAATAGCATGCTATTTAACACGCATCcattcccttccccccaccccccagtacTATTAATTCCTtgtaaagagaaataaaaaaaaaagatttgtaagGCCAGATTTTCCCTCCACTAAATAAGGCAGAATTACAGCCTTAGTAACAATTACAGTCTTGCTAATTTTGACTATCCAAGGGTTATGTAATAACGTGATGACATGTTAAATATTTCCTGTGTACTGTGTTGATGGCTTATGTAATGGTCCTTATGGTAATGTTTCTTCATGAGGGAAGTCCACTGAAGTTCACTTTGCATGGTACTAACTTAGGCATTTGCAATCTTCAGTATTTAGTATTGACAAATAGATCTTAAGATTCCTAATtgtttttggggtgttttttttggtaacaggaaaaaagcattccccatcctttttttatttttttttaacgttgcaaataaaaatcaaccaTGACAAGGTAATAGTAGAGGCTGTCTTTGATCCCTGATGGACATATTTCCTTATCAGAACTGtagcttttcagctttttaga
This genomic interval from Falco cherrug isolate bFalChe1 chromosome 13, bFalChe1.pri, whole genome shotgun sequence contains the following:
- the YIPF4 gene encoding protein YIPF4, whose amino-acid sequence is MQPPGPQQPPLYAPSSGDFTFVSSADAEDLSGSITTPDVKLNLGGEFIKESTATTFLRQRGYGWLLEVEDDDPEDNKPLLEELDIDLKDIYYKIRCVLMPMPSLGFNRQVVRDNPDFWGPLAVVLFFSMISLYGQFKVVSWIITIWIFGSLTIFLLARVLGGEVAYGQVLGVIGYSLLPLIVIAPVLLVVGSFEVVSTLIKLFGVFWAAYSAASLLVGEEFKTKKPLLIYPIFLLYIYFLSLYTGV